Part of the Tenacibaculum sp. SZ-18 genome, GGTAATCTCAATCGTAGGAATAAACTGTATGGATGGAGATGATGATAGTTATTTTATTGGATTTATTGATATCGATTTAAAGAAATACTTCTTAAATATTACATGGGGAATTGATGGTTTTGAAATAATCAAACCACTAATTGAGGAAAAATTTAAAACAGAATTAACAAAATGGAGGATTCACTTTTATGATGATGCAAAAATTCTTTATCCTGAATCTTTAAAAAACGAAAAGTTATACAAAAACTCATTATGGAAAAGTTTAAGAAAATTAATGCTTCTTGATCACGTAGCAGATGGAAAATTAAATGATAATATTTTTAAAAAAACGTCAGCTAACAAAGCGTATAGTTAATTGCTATACCTTTCTAAACCAAAGGCAAGTGATTTTTTATAAAGCTAGTGTTTAGCTAAAAAAATGTACATTTAAACACGCAACAAACCATACACAAAACGTTACCCAACATTTAAAGCAGCCATTGAGAAAATTAGGAAAATATATAGATGAAATTGAGCTGATTCAGCTAAATGAACTGATTGGAAATAGGATTTGGTTTATACGAAGTCCGTTTTTGAGTGCAAATCTGAATGAGAAAACACATACTGCAAACTTTTTTCAAATTCCGTTCTTTTGGAAAGATGAATATGGAAATGACCAATCAAAAAATTTTGAATTTAGAGCTGAATGGACTGAAGATGAGGAAACTCTATTAGACTATTACAATTTAAAAATAAAAATTGCGGAACAGGAAAAACTGACAGGCGACTTCGAGAGTATTTGGGAACAAAGCTTAAAAAGAGGACTGAATTCGAGCATAAGCTTTAATGAATTCATTATTTCAGAAATACAAATTCTTTCCAGAGATGAAGTTGTAGATAACGAAGCTGAATTGAAACACGATGAAGGAATTTTGTTAATTGACAAAAACAAAAATAAAATCCTACTTTCTGCTGAACTTAAATGTGCTGACCAAGTGGAATTTATTAGTGATTTAAAAACTATTGAAAACAGAATAACGGAACTAAAAATAAGAAAAACGTTGGGTAACACCGTATAAAATTAATTGCTAGTTCAAGCCTACTTACGAAAATCCTCGCGGATTTTCTATTCGGTTTGTATTTGCTAAATTCGTTGCTAAACCACGCAACTAATCTTATACAAGACCGTTGTATGTAATAAGTCCAACTTTTGGCTTTTAAATACACTTTTTGATTGTTATCAAGGATAGGTAAAACAGGATTAAAATTAACTAAACGTAAGAATGTAGTTTAGTCAAGCTTATCGATTGACATCGTATGAGAGTTACACTTTCAAATACGCATGCTAGCGTAAAAAGCTTGCCGAAATTAGAAGATTTTTTTGACAATGTCAAGTTTTAAAACGATAATTTTATTTAAATCAATGTTTTACAGCAAAGCAGAAAATCATTTTTCAGATAACAAACCATATCAGTCTGTGGTTGATATAATTCATAATCTTGAAAAAACAAGTGGATTTAAAGTAATCTGAATGTAGCGCCTGGACTGACTACGTAAATATAAAAACAGAAACTATAAGATTTTAGCTATATTTACTACAAACAACAACGTGTAAATTGCATTAAAACGCAACTTACACGAAACGTTAACTATCATTGTCGAGAATTATGTGAAGTTCTCCTTTTGATAAATCAAAGTCAGTTGTAAAATTGTACTTTTCAACAGTAATTCCAGCTTCGTCCTTTTTTTAGAGAACTAAACGTTTTATGGCTTGGATCATTTGCCAATCTCCTAATTTCTTGATTGTTGGTTCTTGTTTTGTGTTTGCAACGTCTCTGGCTCGTTCCGATAACTTAGATTACTTTTTACTTTTAAGTAGAACCTAATCGTATTTTTAGCCAATTCTCGCTGAACGTTCTGATCCGTTCTTTTTCTAAAAAAAGGCTTTATACAAATCTTAAAATACGTAAACTAAATGCAAGTAAGGCTTGTGACTATTTATCTTTTATTGGCTGACAATTGTTCTTGTTTGAAAACGTTTAGTTTTGCATTCTGTCTCGTTTGCTTTCAGTGTAAAATTTTCTAAACGCTTTGAATTTTGGCTAGTGTTCTCCAACATTAGTTAACAGCGTGTATAAAAAATTGCTGCATTCTCTATAAATCAAAAATTATATTTACTTTTAAATCATGAAAACGAATGAAAAATTGCTACTAAAATCATCGCAACTTTTCATACACAATTACGTTGTACACCATTTGAAAAAAGCAATATACATAGCATTTATATTAGGATTTTTGGTCTCTTGTAATAAGAAAACTAAACCTGAAAAAACGGAAAATAAACTGACTGAAATTCCTACTTGGAAAGCTGACTTGGATACAATTTTGGAAAAGAACAATCCGAAAAGCCTAGACCTTTCCGAACATCAGTTGTTTATCGACACAACTCGAAATTCAGAAACGTTTAAAAGACTGATTAACTGGAAACCAAACCGAATGGATAATGACGCAATTTCATATCAAGAAAAAGAAATTGCAAAAAAACATAAACCAATAAAAATTGACCTAAAAGAATTCCCAAGACATTGGATAAGTTTAAAAAAACTCAACAATGAATTTGTGGTTTATGAACCTTGCGATGGAAACACAACCGCTTTTGAAATAAATGAAAGTTCAGTTCTATTCTTCTACCAATTGGAGCCTGATGTTGACTTGATGTTTGATTTAAGGAAAATGACGGAAAATGAAATATCATTAGAATTAAGAACTGTTCCACAAAAAGCGAAAACTGAAAAAACTGAACTGACCATAAAACCGACTGAATTTGAAAATGTCTATTTGCTAACTTATAGTTTTGGCAAATGGTATGTGACACCAACGGAAAAAGTTTCAGAGTTTGACATTGTAGTTAATCATTGTCCGAAAATGAAACGGATGGAATTTACCAGATTTGATAAAAATTAAATAAATGAAAAACGGTGTACAACAAGGTGTATGATTAATTGCGGCCGAATTTCCTCAACGGAAATTCAATCTTATTAATTATCTTTCCGAAACAACGGAAAATGACTCGCGTCCTTTTCCCGCAAAAAATCATACACAAATACGTTGTGCACAATACCAAATGACAAAAATTGCTACGAACATAATATTAGGATTAATTCTCTTGAATTTAGTTTCATGTACAAATAAAATCTCAAAAACAGACACCAAAATTCACTTTGACAATGAATTAGGTTTCAGCATACCTGATTCTTTAAAGATCATCAATGACTTTGGAGAAGTCTTTACAAGAAAAGAAGAATCTGAACTTGAGAATTTAATATCTACAGTTGTAAGTAATTCATCAAAAAAAATAATAATCGTAACAACAAGCGATATTAAACCTTATACAGATATTCATAAATACGCAACAGACTTGGGTAATGACTGGGGAATTGCGTCGCCTAAAGACTTTAATGGACTTACTATAGTACTATGTAAGCCTTGCCGTAAAATAGGAATAGCTACAGCAGTTGGAACTGAGAACAAAATAAAAAACGAGTTTTGTAAAAATGTGATTAATCAAATTATGATTCCTGAATTTAAAAACGGAAATTATCACAAAGGAATGAAAGAAGGATTATTGAGTTTAATATTAAAATGGGAAGAAAAGTAAAGTGCACAACAACGCGTATAATTAATTGCGGCTTAATTCCCTCAGCGAAAATTCAATTTTATTAATTATCTTTCCGCAACATCGG contains:
- a CDS encoding TPM domain-containing protein; this encodes MTKIATNIILGLILLNLVSCTNKISKTDTKIHFDNELGFSIPDSLKIINDFGEVFTRKEESELENLISTVVSNSSKKIIIVTTSDIKPYTDIHKYATDLGNDWGIASPKDFNGLTIVLCKPCRKIGIATAVGTENKIKNEFCKNVINQIMIPEFKNGNYHKGMKEGLLSLILKWEEK